The following are from one region of the Stenotrophomonas lactitubi genome:
- a CDS encoding Y-family DNA polymerase, whose protein sequence is MFGLVDGNNFYASCERVFQPALRGVPLVVLSNNDGCAIARSAEAKALGIKMGQPAHELKYLVRRHGLQMRSANFGLYGDMSARVVTILREAAPRVEVYSIDESFIDLKGVRDRYRFARDLRQRVHRWTGIPNCIGIGPTKTLAKLANKVAKSADGVIDLGDTAYRDSVLHTFPVGDLWGVGRRLAPRLEAMGISTAAALRDAPADDILAAFGVTLARTQRELQGHPCMELEEVEPDRQQIMVSRSFADRVEDHEAIAQALATFAVRACEKLRARGLVTAGIWVFAHSDVFRPELRQHNASRTVSLPTSTADTTVVLGIVRKLLRGLLRDGIGYKKAGVALLDLARPDELQADLFGPTVVGNDRLMDTMDRINQKFGRGTAGIGASGWHARPAWGMRQHMLSPNYTTSVHEIPPARC, encoded by the coding sequence ATGTTCGGGCTCGTTGACGGGAACAACTTCTATGCTAGCTGCGAGCGCGTGTTCCAGCCGGCGCTGCGCGGCGTGCCGCTGGTGGTACTGAGCAACAATGACGGCTGCGCCATCGCGCGCTCGGCCGAAGCCAAGGCCCTGGGCATCAAGATGGGCCAGCCGGCCCACGAGCTGAAGTACCTGGTGCGCCGCCACGGGCTGCAGATGCGCTCGGCCAACTTCGGTCTGTACGGTGACATGAGCGCCCGGGTTGTAACCATCCTGAGAGAAGCAGCGCCGAGGGTGGAGGTGTATAGCATCGATGAGAGCTTCATCGACCTGAAAGGGGTGCGGGATCGCTATCGGTTCGCGCGCGATCTGCGGCAGCGTGTGCATCGGTGGACCGGCATTCCCAACTGCATCGGCATCGGCCCCACCAAGACGCTGGCCAAGCTGGCCAACAAGGTGGCCAAGAGCGCCGACGGCGTGATCGACCTCGGGGATACGGCCTACCGGGATTCGGTGTTGCATACCTTCCCCGTCGGGGATCTATGGGGCGTCGGCCGCAGGCTGGCACCGCGGCTCGAGGCCATGGGCATCAGCACCGCCGCTGCCCTGCGCGACGCGCCGGCGGACGACATCCTGGCCGCCTTCGGGGTCACGCTGGCGCGCACCCAGCGCGAGCTGCAGGGGCATCCTTGCATGGAGCTGGAGGAAGTTGAACCTGATCGCCAGCAGATCATGGTCAGCCGATCTTTCGCAGACCGGGTGGAGGACCACGAAGCGATTGCCCAGGCGCTGGCCACCTTCGCCGTGCGCGCATGCGAGAAGCTGCGTGCCCGAGGCTTGGTCACCGCCGGCATCTGGGTGTTCGCCCATTCCGACGTATTCCGGCCAGAGCTGCGGCAGCACAACGCGAGTAGGACGGTGAGCCTGCCCACGTCGACCGCGGACACCACCGTTGTGCTGGGCATCGTGCGCAAGCTGCTGCGCGGCCTGCTCCGGGACGGCATTGGATACAAGAAGGCAGGTGTGGCGCTGCTCGACCTGGCTCGGCCGGATGAGCTGCAGGCTGATCTGTTCGGTCCAACGGTGGTCGGCAACGACAGGCTGATGGACACCATGGACCGGATCAACCAGAAGTTCGGGCGCGGCACGGCCGGCATTGGCGCATCTGGTTGGCACGCGCGGCCAGCGTGGGGCATGCGGCAGCACATGCTCTCGCCGAACTACACGACCTCCGTGCACGAGATCCCGCCGGCCAGGTGCTGA
- a CDS encoding nuclear transport factor 2 family protein, producing the protein MTTQTLPQNLTEQSSQTRMVLDRHLEAFRLGDVDRTLADYATDAIIINGTGSVIKGHAEIHETFVQVYRDYFPDGTRNITIDELAVHGETAYIRWRAKNAIMATDTLIVRDGKIVIQTFAGLFRE; encoded by the coding sequence ATGACCACGCAAACGCTTCCGCAGAATCTCACCGAGCAGTCGTCACAAACCCGCATGGTGCTGGACCGGCATCTGGAGGCCTTCCGTCTGGGCGATGTGGACCGGACCCTGGCGGACTACGCGACGGACGCCATCATCATCAATGGGACGGGGTCTGTGATCAAAGGGCATGCAGAAATCCACGAGACCTTCGTGCAGGTCTACCGCGACTACTTCCCGGACGGCACGCGCAACATCACCATCGATGAGCTGGCAGTCCATGGTGAGACCGCCTACATCCGCTGGCGCGCGAAGAACGCAATCATGGCGACCGATACGCTCATCGTCCGCGATGGCAAGATCGTGATCCAGACCTTTGCAGGCCTCTTCAGGGAATAA
- a CDS encoding LexA family protein — MQSLPFPHTLAKPIGPALIDGPVQFVPLAAARARLGFPSPADDFMDDAIDLHRLLVRNPAATFLYRADGWSMSGAGVSDGDILVVDRSVTPQAGDLVIAIWDGNQPSCKVLQLFESHMELHSANPDFPPIVLEQATEVEVFAVVGVVRQIKRRGGHVRAR; from the coding sequence ATGCAGTCCCTCCCCTTCCCCCACACCTTGGCCAAGCCCATCGGCCCCGCGCTGATCGACGGCCCGGTGCAGTTCGTGCCCCTGGCCGCAGCGCGCGCCCGGCTAGGCTTCCCGTCGCCGGCCGACGACTTCATGGACGATGCGATCGACCTGCATCGCCTGTTGGTGCGCAACCCCGCCGCCACCTTCCTCTACCGAGCCGATGGCTGGTCCATGAGCGGCGCGGGCGTCAGCGACGGGGACATCTTGGTGGTGGACCGGTCAGTCACGCCGCAGGCCGGCGACCTGGTCATTGCCATCTGGGACGGGAACCAGCCCTCCTGCAAGGTGCTGCAGCTGTTCGAGAGCCACATGGAGCTGCACTCGGCCAACCCCGACTTCCCACCGATCGTGCTGGAGCAGGCCACCGAGGTGGAGGTGTTCGCCGTGGTGGGGGTCGTCCGCCAGATCAAGCGCCGGGGCGGCCATGTTCGGGCTCGTTGA
- a CDS encoding DUF6932 family protein produces the protein MTVPEWNAAGLLPPYDVDSPVSRQRSPYVVTVADIIAKLSTTPQRCAIADGFLRYRADLHALGFTSGFQWVDGSFCTDLETLEGRAPGDIDLVTFLDTPPDLDHEAAFVAKPELFLQPREAYSCDAYFVELNGATPEYLIANSAYWSSVWGHTRSGTWKGFLQVSLDPEFDGLARDMLQAAEVAQ, from the coding sequence ATGACTGTGCCAGAATGGAACGCGGCAGGCCTACTCCCTCCCTATGATGTAGATAGCCCGGTCTCTCGGCAGCGCTCGCCCTATGTGGTCACGGTTGCAGACATCATCGCTAAGCTGTCTACAACGCCTCAGCGCTGCGCAATTGCTGACGGATTTCTCCGTTATAGGGCGGACCTTCACGCGCTTGGGTTTACCTCTGGTTTCCAATGGGTGGATGGAAGTTTTTGTACTGACCTGGAGACGCTTGAAGGAAGAGCGCCTGGCGATATCGACCTTGTGACGTTCCTTGATACGCCCCCGGATCTGGATCACGAGGCGGCGTTCGTAGCTAAGCCTGAGCTTTTCTTGCAGCCGAGAGAGGCGTACTCCTGTGACGCGTATTTTGTTGAATTGAATGGCGCCACGCCGGAGTACTTGATCGCAAACTCTGCGTATTGGTCGAGCGTATGGGGGCACACTAGGAGTGGTACTTGGAAGGGCTTTTTGCAAGTGAGTCTTGACCCGGAATTCGATGGGCTCGCAAGGGACATGCTGCAGGCAGCCGAGGTGGCCCAATGA
- a CDS encoding glutathione S-transferase family protein, which produces MTPILTAFKHSPDRGQGLARDMRVRWALEELGVAYDVHLLSFEEMKQPAHLARHPFGQIPTYEDDELVLFESGAIVLHLAEQHTGLLPADASARMRAITWMFAALNTVEPPIVERSMAWVLEREQPWYAQRLVMLDERVRRRLGELSARLGDAQWLDGDFSAGDLLMVSVLLRLQSSGIVDEYPVLAAYIVRATERPAYQRAFAAQLAVFQNQ; this is translated from the coding sequence ATGACCCCGATCCTGACCGCATTCAAGCATTCCCCGGACCGTGGGCAGGGTCTGGCCCGCGACATGCGCGTGCGCTGGGCGCTGGAGGAGCTGGGCGTGGCGTACGACGTCCATCTGCTCTCCTTCGAGGAGATGAAGCAGCCGGCACACCTGGCGCGGCATCCCTTCGGGCAGATTCCCACCTACGAGGATGACGAGCTTGTGCTGTTTGAGTCAGGCGCGATTGTCCTGCACCTGGCCGAACAGCATACCGGGTTGCTGCCCGCCGATGCGAGCGCACGCATGCGTGCGATCACCTGGATGTTCGCCGCACTGAACACCGTGGAGCCGCCGATCGTCGAACGCTCGATGGCGTGGGTGCTGGAACGCGAGCAGCCCTGGTATGCGCAGCGGCTGGTGATGCTCGACGAACGCGTGCGCAGGCGGCTGGGCGAGTTGTCCGCGCGACTGGGTGATGCGCAGTGGCTGGACGGAGACTTCAGCGCCGGCGACCTGTTGATGGTGTCGGTACTGCTGCGGCTGCAGAGCAGCGGCATCGTCGATGAGTATCCCGTGTTGGCCGCCTACATCGTCCGCGCGACGGAGCGGCCGGCGTACCAGCGCGCGTTCGCCGCGCAGCTGGCCGTGTTCCAGAACCAGTAG
- a CDS encoding alpha/beta hydrolase codes for MPKLSALAVFMALAACAPTALANEQDSASTIAFKSISPVLNALINADDAQELMEKAEEDDATLLQSLALYLAASREDATLALAPYRAAALFARRGDDALAERYLREADERGMWFAPALADNDDFEHLRATSFFKRVLGNTQARYAQVSAGKVGAISVLQPSKSVAMTACAPVLVWLHGYGINGRLDSSKQPLADAGVVLLGINGTEMRESFDSFSWTGPYEGTHKVVQKGLDELAARQCIDRKQVYLMGFSQGSQHAGALLAQHPDDYSGALLVSPGGWRQAVPTQSSARGKRVFVINGEQEGPANQKMSADFRALFSDGNELRSRTHGGGHFYPDDWKTSFPQAIRWMMGKDG; via the coding sequence ATGCCAAAGCTGTCTGCTCTCGCTGTTTTCATGGCGCTCGCTGCGTGTGCACCAACCGCACTTGCCAACGAACAGGACAGCGCGTCGACCATCGCGTTCAAGTCGATCAGCCCTGTGCTGAATGCCTTGATCAATGCCGATGATGCGCAGGAATTGATGGAAAAGGCTGAAGAGGACGACGCCACGCTGCTGCAGTCACTGGCGCTCTATCTGGCGGCAAGCCGCGAAGACGCAACGTTGGCATTGGCGCCGTACCGTGCAGCGGCATTGTTCGCTCGCCGCGGTGACGATGCGCTTGCCGAGCGCTATCTTCGTGAAGCCGACGAGCGTGGCATGTGGTTCGCGCCCGCGCTGGCCGACAACGATGACTTCGAGCACCTGCGCGCAACGTCATTCTTCAAGCGGGTGCTGGGCAACACGCAGGCGCGCTATGCGCAGGTATCTGCAGGCAAGGTGGGCGCCATCTCGGTACTGCAACCTTCCAAGAGTGTTGCGATGACGGCCTGTGCGCCGGTACTGGTGTGGCTGCACGGCTACGGCATCAACGGCCGCCTGGACAGCAGCAAGCAGCCGCTGGCGGACGCTGGTGTGGTGCTGCTGGGCATCAACGGTACGGAGATGCGCGAGTCGTTCGACAGCTTCAGTTGGACCGGCCCCTATGAAGGCACGCACAAGGTGGTGCAGAAGGGGCTGGATGAACTGGCCGCACGCCAGTGCATCGACCGCAAGCAGGTTTATCTGATGGGTTTCTCGCAGGGTTCACAGCATGCGGGTGCGCTGCTGGCGCAGCACCCGGATGACTACTCCGGTGCATTGCTGGTGTCGCCGGGCGGTTGGCGCCAGGCGGTGCCTACGCAGAGCAGTGCACGCGGCAAGCGGGTGTTCGTCATCAACGGCGAACAGGAAGGGCCGGCCAACCAGAAGATGAGTGCGGACTTCCGCGCGCTGTTCAGCGATGGCAACGAACTACGTTCGCGTACGCATGGCGGTGGCCATTTCTATCCGGACGACTGGAAGACCTCGTTTCCGCAGGCAATTCGTTGGATGATGGGCAAGGACGGCTGA
- a CDS encoding acyltransferase family protein, with the protein MGTQQRMDSLQCLRGVAALAVVLFHLRGVEIKYLQGPAMLDAVARYADAGVDLFFVVSGFVMTTIAAGRYTKAGASAQFLVKRAWRVLPMYWIFTTLVVALMAVVPSMVNSSYAGQSVLASYLLIPHAQLPVLTVGWTLVHEAYFYLVFAGVIAFVPERFVPAFLLLWAAAIGVAPWLPPGPTTPAHVLVTNPLTYEFIAGALLGLYWRHIPARLGLPLVVAGVAVAVSAAVALPEAGPATMAVGTRVACFGSAAVLLLAGAVVWEARGGLQAPRWLTLLGDSSYSLYLTHIFVISAMGRAWAMLSPAPGWAGHLMFVVVSAFACCVAGYIVHALLERPLLALPKRWGAARRQQAS; encoded by the coding sequence ATGGGCACGCAGCAACGAATGGACTCGCTACAGTGCCTGCGCGGCGTGGCAGCGCTTGCCGTAGTTCTGTTCCATCTCCGCGGTGTCGAAATCAAATACCTGCAAGGCCCGGCGATGCTCGACGCGGTGGCAAGGTATGCCGATGCCGGGGTCGATCTGTTCTTCGTGGTGTCTGGCTTCGTGATGACCACCATCGCCGCCGGTCGTTATACGAAGGCGGGCGCGAGTGCGCAGTTCCTGGTCAAGCGTGCCTGGCGTGTGCTGCCGATGTACTGGATCTTCACCACCCTCGTCGTGGCGCTGATGGCAGTGGTTCCCTCAATGGTGAACAGTTCGTATGCCGGCCAGAGCGTGCTGGCCTCCTATCTGCTGATTCCTCACGCCCAGTTGCCCGTACTGACGGTGGGCTGGACGCTGGTGCATGAGGCCTACTTCTATCTGGTGTTCGCCGGTGTCATCGCGTTTGTACCGGAGCGCTTCGTGCCGGCCTTTCTGTTGCTCTGGGCAGCAGCCATCGGCGTTGCGCCATGGTTGCCGCCAGGTCCGACTACGCCGGCCCACGTTCTTGTCACCAACCCGCTGACCTATGAATTCATCGCCGGTGCCCTGCTCGGGCTTTACTGGCGTCATATCCCGGCACGGCTGGGATTGCCGTTGGTCGTCGCTGGCGTCGCAGTCGCCGTGTCTGCAGCGGTGGCGCTACCTGAGGCAGGACCAGCGACAATGGCCGTCGGCACTCGGGTCGCATGCTTTGGCAGTGCTGCTGTGCTTCTGCTGGCTGGCGCTGTTGTCTGGGAAGCCAGGGGCGGGTTGCAGGCGCCGCGCTGGCTGACTCTGCTGGGCGATTCGTCCTATTCGCTGTACTTGACCCACATCTTTGTCATATCAGCCATGGGGCGCGCCTGGGCAATGCTCTCGCCGGCGCCTGGCTGGGCCGGGCACTTGATGTTCGTGGTGGTAAGCGCGTTCGCTTGCTGCGTCGCAGGCTACATCGTGCACGCTCTGCTTGAGCGTCCTCTGCTTGCGCTACCCAAGCGCTGGGGCGCGGCGCGGAGACAGCAGGCAAGCTAG
- a CDS encoding SOS response-associated peptidase family protein yields the protein MCYSAQIEAAYQKLVRMTGATVSLQEFAALYAHDPGKKRPKTPKAMDDAFRAGTSSAERAVWAEIQQWNQAEAAILEQELFANRKRLADAERSLQAKETKKAREDVRIAGNKIERAMGKLGDLKRSEGKDRDSRIFPGVYAPVIVSEGGKLTIKPMRYQCRLAGKPANYDQRFPGTYNARRDSLEKFWAPAFGHTHGLMVVDTFYENVEGPDGKNQVVQFTPRTGEPMLVACLWSHWVDPAGKEPALLSFAAITDDPEPEVAAAGHDRTIINIKPEHVDAWLNPDPADLAALYRIFDDKRHPFYEHRLAA from the coding sequence ATGTGCTATTCCGCCCAGATCGAAGCCGCCTACCAGAAGCTGGTCCGCATGACCGGCGCCACCGTGTCGCTGCAGGAGTTTGCGGCCCTCTACGCCCATGACCCGGGCAAGAAGCGGCCCAAGACCCCGAAGGCGATGGATGATGCGTTCCGTGCCGGCACAAGCTCGGCAGAGCGGGCAGTGTGGGCGGAGATCCAACAGTGGAACCAGGCCGAGGCCGCCATCCTTGAGCAGGAGCTTTTCGCCAACCGGAAGCGCTTGGCCGATGCGGAGCGATCGCTGCAGGCCAAGGAGACGAAGAAGGCCCGGGAAGACGTGCGCATCGCCGGCAACAAGATCGAGCGCGCCATGGGCAAGCTGGGCGACCTGAAGCGGTCCGAAGGCAAGGACCGGGACAGCCGGATCTTTCCCGGAGTCTACGCCCCGGTGATCGTCTCAGAGGGCGGCAAGCTGACGATCAAGCCGATGCGCTACCAGTGTCGGCTGGCCGGGAAACCGGCCAACTACGATCAGCGCTTCCCGGGCACGTACAACGCCCGCCGCGATAGCCTGGAGAAGTTCTGGGCGCCGGCCTTCGGCCATACCCACGGCTTGATGGTCGTCGACACCTTCTACGAGAACGTGGAGGGGCCGGACGGGAAGAACCAGGTGGTGCAGTTCACCCCGCGCACGGGGGAACCGATGCTGGTGGCCTGCCTGTGGTCGCACTGGGTGGACCCAGCCGGCAAGGAACCGGCTCTGCTGTCGTTTGCCGCCATCACGGACGACCCGGAACCCGAGGTGGCTGCCGCCGGCCACGACCGGACCATCATCAACATCAAGCCCGAGCACGTCGATGCTTGGTTGAACCCGGATCCCGCCGACCTGGCCGCGCTGTATCGGATCTTTGACGACAAACGGCACCCGTTCTACGAGCACCGGCTGGCGGCCTGA
- a CDS encoding site-specific integrase, with product MKGMLTAKGLAALPVGEWASDPAPRGTGCLDVRKLAGGQLRYYYRYTKANGQRDRLLIGTGLALSAAREAAAALSRRYQAGDRDLRDAIAAEAAAAESAKADALAESTRRSGATLGALMTAYAQSLEDAGKVSAAATRASIKRHIEEPWPALWTRPASELELDDLLPILSRMVRAKKLREGGKIRSYLRAAYAAAIAAKQDAAAPDALRALNVSRNPARDLATLDSGQPRDRVLSVAELRAYWRRIEAMPGRHGALLRFHLLTGGQRIAQLMRLKWSDHDHDADTGTGSVRLLDIKGRRRLPRVHLVPLLPRMAADLATLRGDDDDEGDARPHLFSLTGGKAPATYDEFRGIMDPVVANMVAAEELASPFTPGDLRRTVETRLAALGLSEEVRGHLQSHGLSGVQKRHYNFFEYDAEKRAAVEALLELLTGAGATVVQMRKGLSR from the coding sequence ATGAAAGGAATGCTTACAGCGAAGGGGCTTGCCGCATTGCCGGTAGGCGAATGGGCCTCTGATCCTGCTCCGCGCGGCACCGGCTGCTTGGACGTGCGGAAGCTCGCCGGTGGGCAGCTGCGCTACTACTACAGGTACACCAAGGCCAACGGCCAACGCGACCGGCTGCTGATCGGCACGGGCCTGGCTCTGTCCGCGGCGCGCGAAGCGGCGGCGGCATTGTCCCGCCGGTACCAGGCCGGCGACCGGGATCTGCGAGATGCGATAGCGGCCGAGGCAGCTGCAGCGGAAAGCGCGAAGGCAGACGCTCTGGCCGAATCGACGCGCCGATCAGGTGCAACTCTGGGTGCGCTGATGACGGCCTATGCCCAGAGCCTGGAGGATGCCGGCAAGGTGTCTGCTGCGGCCACCCGCGCGTCCATCAAACGCCACATCGAAGAACCGTGGCCTGCCCTGTGGACCCGCCCCGCATCCGAGCTCGAACTGGACGACCTGCTCCCGATCCTGTCGCGCATGGTGCGCGCCAAGAAACTGCGTGAGGGCGGGAAGATCCGGTCGTACTTGCGTGCGGCCTACGCGGCGGCGATCGCGGCGAAGCAGGACGCTGCCGCTCCCGATGCTCTGCGCGCGCTCAACGTGTCTAGGAACCCGGCGCGCGACCTGGCTACGCTCGACAGCGGTCAGCCGCGCGACCGCGTGCTCTCGGTGGCAGAGTTGCGTGCCTACTGGCGCAGGATCGAGGCCATGCCTGGACGGCACGGGGCGCTTCTGCGCTTCCACCTGCTGACAGGCGGCCAGCGCATTGCGCAGCTGATGCGGCTGAAGTGGTCAGATCACGATCACGACGCGGACACCGGTACCGGGTCCGTCCGCTTGCTCGACATCAAAGGCCGTCGCCGCTTGCCGCGCGTGCATCTGGTGCCACTGCTCCCGCGAATGGCTGCGGATCTCGCCACCTTGCGCGGCGACGATGATGACGAAGGCGACGCCAGGCCACACCTATTCTCGCTTACAGGCGGGAAGGCACCGGCCACCTATGACGAGTTCCGAGGGATCATGGATCCGGTGGTGGCCAACATGGTGGCTGCTGAAGAACTGGCATCGCCGTTCACGCCGGGCGACCTGCGCCGCACAGTAGAAACGCGGCTCGCAGCGCTTGGCCTTTCCGAAGAAGTCCGCGGGCATCTGCAATCCCACGGACTGAGCGGCGTTCAGAAGCGGCATTACAACTTCTTCGAGTACGACGCGGAGAAGCGTGCTGCGGTGGAGGCGCTGCTCGAACTTCTCACCGGTGCTGGTGCAACGGTGGTGCAGATGCGCAAGGGCCTGAGCCGCTAG
- a CDS encoding LysR family transcriptional regulator: protein METLSNLECFARAAATGSFSSAAKQLGLTPSAVSRNVAMLERNLAVRLFHRTTRKLTLTEAGERLADSIRSNLEGLQDAIAEASDQQQEPSGVLKVSMASVFGMDYVLPLLPGFLAAYPKIRIDWQLDNRHVDLVAEGYDAAIGRGSELTPGTISRTLARVRIVAVASPAYMKARRPPASPQDLAGLDLIDMRSTRTGRLVQWMLRDEHGNEAVSPVGERIIFDDPGGLCKAAALGLGAAFVATSHALPYLQRGELIQLLPNWSADGGPISIYYANRRYLPPKTRVFIDYVAGAFRDQDLAGRF, encoded by the coding sequence ATGGAGACCTTGTCCAACCTTGAGTGTTTTGCCCGCGCGGCGGCCACGGGAAGCTTCTCCTCGGCCGCAAAGCAGCTGGGGCTGACACCTTCAGCGGTCAGCCGCAATGTCGCGATGCTTGAGCGGAATCTTGCGGTCCGGCTCTTTCACCGGACCACCCGCAAGCTGACACTGACCGAAGCCGGGGAGCGCTTGGCGGACTCGATCCGGTCCAACCTCGAGGGCCTGCAGGATGCGATTGCCGAAGCCTCGGACCAGCAGCAGGAGCCCTCGGGTGTCCTCAAGGTCAGCATGGCGAGCGTGTTCGGCATGGATTACGTCCTGCCCCTCCTGCCTGGCTTCCTCGCGGCGTACCCGAAGATCAGGATCGACTGGCAGCTGGACAACCGGCATGTCGACCTGGTTGCTGAAGGTTACGACGCGGCGATAGGGCGAGGCTCTGAGCTCACTCCGGGCACCATCTCCAGGACGCTCGCCCGCGTGCGCATCGTGGCAGTCGCATCGCCCGCCTACATGAAGGCACGGCGCCCTCCAGCGTCGCCACAGGACCTCGCCGGACTCGACCTGATCGACATGCGCTCGACGCGCACGGGGCGACTCGTGCAATGGATGCTGCGGGACGAACACGGCAACGAAGCCGTGTCCCCTGTTGGTGAGCGGATCATCTTCGACGACCCCGGCGGCCTGTGCAAAGCAGCCGCGCTCGGCCTTGGCGCCGCCTTCGTGGCGACCTCGCATGCCCTGCCCTACCTGCAGCGCGGCGAGCTGATTCAACTGCTGCCGAACTGGTCAGCCGACGGCGGACCGATCTCCATCTACTACGCCAATCGCCGCTACCTGCCGCCGAAGACGCGGGTCTTTATCGACTACGTTGCCGGCGCATTCCGGGATCAGGATCTGGCGGGGAGATTCTGA